The Fulvia fulva chromosome 6, complete sequence genome includes a window with the following:
- a CDS encoding MFS transporter cpaT yields MIFSQSLAFDKLQGNIDFAARSIDMDIEKDPKDGHTPDLDLIDWDEDDPDNPKNWSTTRIWSNLGIISFLRLLTPLASSMIAPVTNLILNDFKSTDSTVGSFIVSIYILGYALGPLVIAPLSEIYGRRPVYHVNNVLFVLWSLVSGFAPNVGALLAFRLLAGLAGSCPVTIGNGSIADCVKKEKRGKVTAIFTAGPLLGPVIGPIAGGALGQYVGWRWIFWVITIVSAISTTASFTFLEETYEPVLLERRVAHLRTQISNPNLHHRHSNTLTKSQVLTRAIRRPLALLFTSPVVLLTSIYVGLVYGYIYLLFTSFTPLFTTTYNFTETTTGLTYLGLGIGFAIGLLILGKTSDRIVSHFSPAGEWKAEYRLLPLLPGSLLVPVGLLWYGWSAQAHVHWTMPIIGTGWVGLGTLAVFMPVQSYLIDAFPLWAASAAAANTILRSLAGAFVPLAGPALYRALGQGWGNSLLAFMALAFTPLSWICFRFGGRIREMWPGRVK; encoded by the exons ATGATCTTTTCACAGTCTCTCGCCTTCGACAAGCTACAAGGAAACATCGACTTCGCAGCAAGAAGTATCGACATGGACATCGAAAAAGATCCGAAAGATGGACACACACCTGATCTAGACTTAATCGACTGGGACGAAGATGACCCCGATAACCCTAAGAACTGGTCAACAACGCGGATCTGGTCGAATCTCGGCATTATTTCCTTCCTACGGCTCTTGACACCACTTGCCTCATCCATGATAGCACCGGTCACGAACCTCATCCTCAACGATTTCAAAAGCACCGATAGCACCGTCGGCAGCTTCATTGTCTCGATCTACATCCTTGGCTACGCGTTAGGACCCCTGGTGATAGCTCCGCTGTCTGAGATCTATGGCAGAAGACCTGTGTACCATGTCAACAATGTGCTCTTTGTCTTATGGAGTCTGGTCAGTGGCTTCGCTCCGAATGTAGGCGCCCTGCTGGCTTTCCGATTGCTGGCTGGGTTGGCGGGGAGCTGTCCGGTGACGATTGGAAATGGCTCGATTGCGGATTGTGTGAAGAAGGAGAAACGGGGGAAGGTGACGGCGATTTTCA CTGCTGGACCACTGCTTGGCCCTGTCATCGGACCTATCGCTGGCGGAGCACTGGGCCAGTATGTCGGCTGGCGCTGGATCTTCTGGGTCATCACTATAGTG TCAGCCATCAGCACCACAGCCTCCTTCACCTTCCTCGAAGAAACCTACGAACCCGTCCTCCTCGAGCGCCGCGTCGCCCACCTCAGAACCCAAATCTCCAACCCAAACCTCCATCACCGCCACTCCAACACCCTCACCAAATCCCAAGTCCTGACCCGCGCCATCAGGCGGCCTCTAGCTCTCCTCTTCACCTCCCCCGTCGTCCTCCTTACCTCCATCTACGTCGGCCTAGTCTACGGCTACATCTACCTCCTCTTCACGTCCTTCACCCCGCTCTTCACCACAACCTACAACTTCACCGAGACAACAACGGGACTTACATACCTCGGCCTGGGCATCGGGTTCGCAATCGGTCTCCTGATCTTAGGCAAGACCTCAGACCGTATCGTCTCCCATTTCTCTCCTGCGGGTGAATGGAAAGCAGAATACCGTCTTCTTCCCCTCCTGCCGGGATCTCTCCTCGTTCCTGTTGGACTGCTGTGGTATGGATGGAGCGCTCAAGCTCATGTACACTGGACCATGCCTATTATAGGTACGGGCTGGGTTGGATTGGGAACCTTGGCAGTCTTCATGCCGGTGCAGAGTTATCTCATTGATGCGTTTCCGCTCTGGGCCGCGAGTGCCGCCGCGGCGAATACGATTTTGAGGAGCTTGGCGGGGGCTTTTGTACCGTTGGCAGGACCGGCGTTGTATAGGGCGCTGGGTCAGGGATGGGGGAATAGTTTGTTGGCTTTCATGGCGTTGGCGTTTACGCCGTTGAGTTGGATTTGTTTTAGGTTTGGAGGGAGGATTAGGGAGATGTGGCCGGGGAGGGTAAAGTGA